One genomic segment of Bacillus sp. 2205SS5-2 includes these proteins:
- a CDS encoding DUF1206 domain-containing protein, giving the protein MTGINSAARAKQQAKHATNDVKPWVKIAARTGYMAKGLVYILIGILALMAAVGVGGKTTNSTGALSSIANEPYGEILLWIIGIGFVGLIMWRIIQVAMDPDHEGIDTKSIFRRVFFAFNGIVYGILAYKAFSLALNAGESSGDSNSKQTLSAKLLSEPFGQWIIGMIGLIMIGYAIYEMYKAYQEKYLKKFKQNEMDEKEYEFSRKSGKIGFFARGIVLLIMGYFIMVTAVTANSENTKGLDGALSKIAQQPYGQWMLGVVALGLTLYGVFQILKGKNRHMRLTSTYWL; this is encoded by the coding sequence ATGACGGGAATAAATAGTGCAGCTCGTGCAAAACAACAAGCGAAACATGCAACCAATGATGTAAAACCGTGGGTGAAAATAGCAGCAAGAACAGGTTATATGGCCAAAGGATTGGTTTATATTCTTATTGGAATCTTAGCTTTGATGGCGGCAGTAGGGGTTGGAGGTAAAACTACGAATTCAACTGGTGCACTTTCGTCTATTGCCAATGAACCTTATGGAGAAATCCTGTTGTGGATTATTGGAATCGGTTTTGTAGGTTTAATCATGTGGAGAATCATTCAAGTAGCAATGGATCCCGATCATGAAGGGATTGACACTAAATCAATTTTTAGAAGAGTGTTTTTTGCATTTAATGGAATAGTGTACGGTATCTTGGCTTACAAAGCCTTCTCACTTGCGTTAAATGCAGGTGAATCTAGTGGTGATTCGAATTCAAAGCAAACACTCTCAGCAAAACTACTCTCAGAACCGTTTGGTCAATGGATTATTGGGATGATAGGTCTAATAATGATAGGTTACGCAATTTATGAAATGTATAAAGCGTATCAAGAGAAGTACTTAAAGAAGTTTAAGCAGAATGAAATGGATGAGAAAGAATATGAGTTTAGTAGAAAATCTGGAAAGATTGGTTTTTTCGCAAGGGGCATCGTTTTGCTGATCATGGGGTATTTCATAATGGTAACCGCCGTTACTGCTAACTCTGAAAATACAAAAGGCCTAGACGGAGCGCTCTCAAAAATTGCTCAGCAGCCATACGGACAGTGGATGCTCGGGGTTGTTGCGCTTGGTTTAACTCTATACGGAGTGTTTCAAATTTTAAAAGGAAAAAATCGACATATGCGTTTAACTAGTACCTATTGGCTTTAG
- a CDS encoding nitrilase-related carbon-nitrogen hydrolase has protein sequence MSDSVKIGLIQAKHEVEGCEPVNVHKEKAIEKHIDLVRDAAKKGAQIICLQEIFYGPYFCAEQNPKWYDSAEEIPNGPTTQRFQALAKELEVVIVLPIYEREGIATYYNTAAVIDADGSYLGKYRKQHIPHVGVGEDGCGFWEKYYFKPGNLGYPVFETAFAKVGVYICYDRHFPEGARLLGLKGAEVVFNPSATVAGLSEYLWKLEQPAHAVANGYYVGAINRVGYEGPWNMGEFYGQSYLVDPRGNFVATGSRDQEEVIIGEMNKKLIREVRDTWQFYRDRRPETYGDMTALLP, from the coding sequence ATGTCAGATAGTGTAAAAATTGGACTCATTCAAGCTAAACATGAGGTAGAAGGCTGTGAGCCGGTAAATGTACATAAAGAAAAAGCAATTGAAAAACATATTGATTTAGTACGAGATGCAGCTAAAAAAGGTGCACAAATCATTTGCTTGCAAGAAATATTTTATGGACCCTATTTTTGCGCAGAACAGAACCCAAAATGGTATGACTCTGCTGAAGAAATACCGAATGGACCTACCACACAACGATTTCAAGCTCTAGCAAAAGAATTAGAAGTTGTAATCGTTCTTCCAATCTATGAAAGAGAAGGAATAGCAACTTATTATAACACGGCAGCAGTAATAGATGCCGACGGATCATATCTTGGAAAATATCGAAAACAGCATATTCCACATGTTGGTGTCGGAGAAGATGGCTGTGGTTTTTGGGAGAAATACTATTTTAAACCTGGTAATTTAGGTTATCCAGTGTTCGAAACAGCATTTGCCAAAGTTGGTGTTTATATTTGCTACGATCGACATTTTCCCGAAGGTGCTCGTTTACTAGGTTTAAAGGGAGCAGAAGTAGTCTTTAATCCTTCTGCAACAGTTGCAGGATTATCGGAATATTTATGGAAACTTGAACAACCTGCTCATGCAGTGGCGAATGGGTACTATGTGGGTGCAATAAACCGCGTGGGGTATGAGGGACCTTGGAATATGGGAGAATTCTATGGTCAGTCCTATTTAGTAGACCCTAGGGGGAATTTTGTAGCCACAGGTAGTCGTGATCAAGAGGAAGTGATCATTGGTGAAATGAATAAGAAATTAATTCGTGAAGTAAGAGATACATGGCAATTTTATCGAGATAGACGCCCTGAAACGTATGGAGATATGACTGCTTTATTACCGTAA
- a CDS encoding MarC family protein, with product MSISFELMLFYFTSFFTNAIVLMEETSSFSQQVVLIGAIGLVSLLVYLILRNSSKLYRFLGETGNNVLMRLMGLIVMVIAIEFMVNGIKPIIRDILMLN from the coding sequence ATGAGTATATCTTTTGAACTTATGCTTTTCTATTTTACGTCGTTTTTTACCAACGCCATTGTTCTAATGGAAGAAACTTCTTCATTTAGTCAACAAGTCGTTTTGATTGGGGCGATCGGGCTGGTAAGTTTACTTGTGTATCTTATTTTGAGAAATTCAAGCAAACTGTATCGGTTTTTAGGCGAAACTGGAAATAACGTTTTGATGAGGTTAATGGGGTTAATTGTTATGGTTATTGCCATCGAATTTATGGTGAACGGGATTAAGCCAATTATTCGTGATATATTGATGCTTAACTGA
- a CDS encoding phytoene desaturase family protein: MSKKVIIIGGGLGGMSAAIRLAGSGYKVTLVEKGERLGGKLNIRKGEGYTFDTGPSILTMPWVLEKLFASVDKNLHDYLNLQRVEPGWRTFFEDGTTIDLTADLPRMLEELKKVSDEDANEFFQYLQYSNKMYELSMKSFYKKSISGLTDLRSMHGMKELLQMDPMKTMDAATKKHFKNKHLQQLFNFLIMYIGSSPYHAPAILTQLAHVQLGIGVYYVQGGMYQIAVAMESLLNELGVEVRLNTKVVEVLSNGSKAQGVKLENGVSLLGDIVISNLEAIPFYSNLMNQNAEVEKAQKELSKYEPTVSGLVLLLGINRTYEKLAHHNFFFSKDAKEEFHQIFNEKRMADDPTVYVGVSAKSDDSQAPNGKENLFVLTHVPPLQKNENWEDYKEAYRDKILTKLERMGLKNIRKHVEFEYQFTPNDLQSLYGSNGGSIYGVVTDRKLNGGFKIPNKSNVLENVYFVGGSTHPGGGVPMVTLSGQLTADLIEEEQRYFLKKRDIG, encoded by the coding sequence ATGAGTAAAAAAGTGATTATTATCGGTGGCGGACTTGGGGGGATGTCCGCAGCGATCCGATTAGCAGGAAGTGGATATAAGGTCACCCTGGTCGAAAAAGGAGAGCGATTAGGCGGGAAATTAAATATTCGAAAAGGAGAGGGATATACTTTCGACACGGGTCCTTCTATATTAACGATGCCATGGGTATTAGAGAAACTTTTCGCTTCTGTCGATAAGAATTTGCATGATTACCTGAATCTCCAGCGAGTTGAACCGGGTTGGAGAACCTTTTTTGAAGATGGGACGACAATTGATTTAACAGCTGATTTACCAAGAATGCTTGAAGAACTAAAAAAAGTGTCAGATGAGGATGCGAATGAATTCTTTCAGTACCTACAGTATTCTAATAAGATGTATGAACTCAGCATGAAGAGTTTTTATAAAAAAAGCATCAGTGGATTAACAGATTTACGCTCTATGCACGGGATGAAAGAACTGCTACAAATGGACCCTATGAAAACGATGGATGCTGCGACGAAAAAACATTTTAAAAATAAGCATTTGCAACAGCTGTTTAACTTTTTAATTATGTATATTGGATCCTCTCCGTATCATGCACCTGCGATTCTTACTCAACTCGCTCATGTTCAATTAGGAATTGGGGTCTATTATGTACAGGGGGGCATGTATCAGATTGCTGTAGCGATGGAGTCGTTATTGAACGAGCTTGGAGTAGAAGTACGATTGAATACAAAAGTGGTGGAAGTATTATCAAATGGATCAAAAGCTCAAGGTGTAAAACTGGAAAATGGGGTTTCATTGCTTGGTGATATCGTGATTTCAAATTTAGAAGCCATCCCTTTTTATAGCAATTTAATGAATCAGAATGCAGAAGTCGAAAAAGCGCAAAAAGAGTTAAGCAAATATGAGCCTACTGTGTCTGGCCTCGTTTTACTGCTTGGAATCAATCGTACATATGAAAAATTAGCGCATCACAATTTCTTCTTTTCAAAAGATGCAAAAGAAGAATTTCACCAAATCTTTAATGAAAAGAGGATGGCTGATGATCCAACAGTTTATGTTGGGGTTTCAGCAAAATCAGATGATTCACAAGCCCCAAATGGGAAAGAAAATCTCTTTGTTTTAACTCATGTTCCTCCTTTACAAAAAAATGAGAATTGGGAGGACTACAAGGAGGCATATCGTGACAAGATTCTTACGAAATTAGAGAGAATGGGTTTGAAAAATATTCGAAAACACGTCGAGTTTGAATATCAGTTCACACCGAATGACCTTCAATCCTTGTACGGATCCAATGGGGGCTCAATTTACGGAGTGGTCACGGACCGAAAGCTAAATGGTGGATTTAAAATTCCAAATAAAAGTAATGTATTAGAAAATGTGTACTTTGTTGGAGGATCCACACATCCTGGCGGAGGAGTACCAATGGTGACGCTCTCAGGACAATTGACAGCGGATTTAATTGAAGAAGAACAAAGGTATTTTTTAAAGAAAAGGGATATTGGTTAA
- a CDS encoding ABC transporter ATP-binding protein encodes MSRIRTEKWRDFKDLIIHTQFSKTRFGIAVSLSLISTLVGLAIPLITKNVIDDVDVANLGWNIIVMLLFAFILQALASGVSIYLLNYVGQHVVAGLRTRLWTKQLHLPVSFYDEQKTGELISRMTNDTSVVKGLITDHSTGFFSGILSIIGSIAILLYLDWKMTMIMIVAIPLTAIILIPLGRKMYTVSKELQKETANFTALLTGVLAEIRLVKSSNAEEKEEKNGENSIRDLFHIGLKEAKIQAIIAPLMTLVLMALLVLVMGYGGYRVTQGELSPGDLVAFILYLFQIVIPISAFTTFFTQLQKSMGATERMLELMDHPHEDLVAGKEVVDLNQSLKFVDVSFHYQNNEDVLKKLSFTIPPGKVTAIIGPSGSGKTTLFSILERFYSPTTGNIKLGDRSIDDFSLASWRQEMGYVSQESPILAGTVKDNIIYGCQRQVSNEEILAATKMAYADQFIEELPQGYETQVGERGIKLSGGQRQRIGIARALIRNPKLLLLDEATSSLDSKSEIVVQKALENLMIGRTTVVIAHRLSTVIHADQLVFIDRGKITGVGKHEELYEKHVLYKQFADQQLHRVKVHE; translated from the coding sequence ATGTCCCGAATTCGAACCGAAAAATGGAGAGATTTTAAAGATCTAATTATTCATACTCAGTTTTCTAAAACTAGGTTTGGAATCGCTGTAAGCTTAAGCTTAATTTCGACACTTGTAGGACTTGCGATACCGCTAATCACCAAAAATGTAATTGATGATGTTGATGTTGCCAATCTAGGATGGAACATCATTGTCATGCTTCTGTTCGCTTTTATATTGCAAGCTTTAGCAAGTGGGGTGTCCATCTACCTATTGAATTATGTAGGTCAGCATGTTGTAGCTGGGTTACGTACCCGTTTATGGACAAAACAACTCCATTTACCTGTGTCTTTTTATGATGAGCAAAAAACTGGAGAACTTATTAGTCGGATGACAAATGATACAAGCGTGGTGAAAGGCTTAATTACAGATCACTCAACCGGATTTTTTTCAGGGATTTTATCTATTATAGGATCGATTGCCATACTACTGTATCTTGACTGGAAAATGACTATGATTATGATAGTTGCGATTCCATTAACTGCAATTATATTAATTCCATTAGGACGAAAAATGTATACAGTGTCAAAAGAGCTTCAAAAAGAAACTGCAAATTTTACGGCTTTGTTAACAGGTGTGTTGGCAGAAATTAGATTGGTTAAATCATCTAATGCTGAAGAAAAGGAAGAAAAAAATGGAGAGAATTCCATAAGGGATCTGTTTCATATCGGATTAAAAGAAGCGAAAATCCAAGCGATAATAGCTCCTCTAATGACATTAGTATTAATGGCACTGCTCGTGCTAGTAATGGGGTACGGAGGATACAGGGTCACTCAAGGAGAATTAAGCCCTGGTGATTTGGTCGCTTTCATTCTTTATTTGTTTCAAATTGTTATTCCAATATCGGCTTTTACAACCTTTTTTACACAGTTGCAAAAATCAATGGGTGCAACGGAACGAATGCTGGAACTAATGGATCATCCCCATGAAGATTTAGTGGCAGGTAAAGAAGTAGTTGATTTAAACCAAAGTCTTAAATTTGTAGATGTCTCTTTTCATTATCAAAATAACGAAGATGTTTTAAAAAAGCTATCCTTTACAATTCCCCCTGGAAAGGTTACCGCTATCATTGGACCTAGCGGAAGTGGAAAGACAACCTTGTTTTCTATTTTGGAACGCTTTTATTCTCCAACGACAGGTAATATTAAACTTGGTGATCGTTCAATTGATGACTTTTCATTAGCAAGCTGGAGACAAGAAATGGGATATGTATCACAAGAAAGTCCGATTCTTGCAGGTACTGTTAAAGACAATATTATTTATGGATGCCAACGACAAGTTTCTAATGAGGAGATTTTAGCGGCAACAAAAATGGCATATGCGGATCAATTTATTGAAGAATTACCTCAAGGGTATGAGACGCAAGTAGGGGAGAGAGGAATCAAACTTTCCGGAGGTCAACGTCAACGAATCGGAATTGCCCGAGCATTAATTAGAAATCCTAAACTACTTTTACTAGATGAAGCTACTTCAAGTTTGGATAGTAAGTCGGAAATTGTCGTGCAAAAAGCTTTAGAAAATTTGATGATCGGTCGTACGACTGTGGTGATCGCCCATCGGCTTTCAACCGTGATTCACGCTGATCAACTCGTTTTTATTGATCGGGGAAAAATTACGGGTGTTGGAAAGCATGAAGAATTATATGAAAAACATGTCCTTTATAAACAATTTGCCGATCAACAATTACATCGTGTGAAGGTTCATGAATAA
- a CDS encoding BsuPI-related putative proteinase inhibitor produces MKKILVCLSLSLILAACGSVDSTSENNSNNQKPQGEEEMNEKTPESSKEPAGIIAGEVVPTLTETSENGTTTFQFMLKNQTEKKVVLHFSSGQLYDYELRNEQGEILLKYSEGKMFTQALEEVTLEPGEEWTIPLSFKLKSGSYTFTFWMKAKENNYKQKVSFTVK; encoded by the coding sequence ATGAAAAAAATATTAGTATGCTTATCATTGAGCCTGATTCTTGCAGCATGTGGGTCTGTTGATTCTACAAGTGAAAATAATTCCAATAACCAAAAACCACAAGGAGAGGAAGAAATGAATGAAAAAACGCCCGAATCAAGCAAAGAGCCTGCTGGCATTATCGCAGGTGAGGTAGTCCCTACACTTACGGAAACATCAGAAAATGGCACTACTACCTTTCAATTCATGCTTAAAAACCAGACTGAAAAAAAGGTAGTTCTTCACTTTAGTAGTGGACAACTATATGATTACGAACTTCGAAATGAACAAGGGGAAATCCTGCTGAAATACTCAGAAGGAAAAATGTTTACACAAGCTCTTGAAGAAGTGACTCTTGAACCTGGAGAAGAATGGACCATCCCTCTCTCCTTTAAGTTAAAATCAGGTTCTTATACTTTTACTTTTTGGATGAAAGCAAAAGAGAATAATTATAAACAAAAAGTTTCTTTTACAGTTAAATAA
- a CDS encoding GNAT family N-acetyltransferase has protein sequence MQTNHVLKLNKVEEMLPFLPLLQELRPAINENRFYTMTKELIDQGYCMMVLLANQEPVALAGVVILTNYYDGKHVYVYDLVTSLYYRSKGYGEELLCSVESWGKQRGCENIVLSTGIQRRDAHRFYQEKGKYMKASYVFRKPL, from the coding sequence ATGCAAACAAATCACGTTTTAAAACTGAATAAGGTAGAAGAAATGCTTCCATTTCTCCCACTTCTTCAAGAGTTACGACCGGCCATTAATGAAAATCGTTTCTATACAATGACAAAAGAATTAATTGATCAAGGATATTGTATGATGGTGCTATTGGCTAATCAAGAACCCGTCGCCCTAGCAGGAGTCGTGATCTTAACTAATTATTATGACGGGAAACATGTATATGTGTATGATTTGGTGACTTCTTTATATTATCGATCGAAAGGATACGGTGAAGAGCTATTATGTTCCGTTGAAAGTTGGGGGAAGCAGCGCGGCTGTGAAAATATTGTATTATCTACAGGGATTCAACGAAGAGATGCCCACCGATTTTACCAAGAGAAAGGAAAATACATGAAAGCAAGCTACGTGTTTCGAAAACCACTTTAA
- a CDS encoding glycosyl-4,4'-diaponeurosporenoate acyltransferase, whose protein sequence is MKISLLIAGSWLFIHLLASWLSSKFSKKAIETFSIIFEPLSWEKNDAFYRKWKINRWQKRLPDARNLFFTHISGKKFHRNQVLFEQLILETKRSELAHWLQILPSPFFFLFGDWRLGFLMVVYACVFNFPFILIQRYNRVRLTSLVRRPAIQFAKSLSTSNQLR, encoded by the coding sequence ATGAAGATTAGTCTCCTAATCGCAGGAAGTTGGCTGTTTATCCACCTTCTAGCTTCCTGGCTTTCATCCAAATTTTCTAAAAAGGCAATTGAGACTTTCTCGATAATTTTTGAACCTCTTTCGTGGGAGAAAAATGATGCCTTCTATCGAAAATGGAAAATCAATCGATGGCAAAAAAGATTGCCGGATGCCAGAAATCTTTTTTTCACACATATTTCAGGAAAAAAATTCCATAGAAATCAGGTATTATTCGAACAGCTCATTCTAGAAACGAAACGCAGCGAGTTAGCTCATTGGCTACAAATTCTACCTTCCCCATTCTTCTTTTTGTTCGGAGACTGGAGACTCGGATTTTTGATGGTTGTTTATGCTTGTGTATTTAATTTTCCTTTTATTCTGATTCAACGATATAATCGAGTTAGGTTAACATCTTTAGTGCGTAGACCGGCAATTCAGTTTGCTAAATCACTGTCAACCTCAAATCAACTTCGTTAA
- a CDS encoding Type 1 glutamine amidotransferase-like domain-containing protein, with the protein MFFDLHSECKSSKVEELLKRDIIHLSAGNPIKFRNALKQRNMEKVLCDSSNQDGIIVGVSGGAVQLGKSTKLFQMFMGDSDEEVEALQLVNFNF; encoded by the coding sequence ATGTTTTTTGACCTTCATAGTGAATGTAAATCATCGAAGGTTGAAGAATTACTAAAACGTGATATTATTCACCTTTCTGCAGGAAACCCGATTAAGTTTAGGAATGCTCTCAAACAGCGCAATATGGAAAAAGTACTATGTGATAGTTCTAATCAAGACGGGATTATTGTAGGGGTAAGTGGTGGAGCTGTTCAACTTGGAAAATCTACGAAGTTATTTCAGATGTTTATGGGAGATTCTGATGAAGAAGTAGAAGCCTTACAACTTGTTAATTTTAACTTTTGA
- a CDS encoding alpha/beta fold hydrolase has translation MLHYRTYQAHTLAPWVTFVHGAGGSSSIWYKQIKEYKKHFNVLCIDLRGHGQSKVTWNKGDHFDHIAQDVKEVIDHLGLTKTHMIGISLGTIVVQTFARMYPERVQSLILAGAIIQLNVRTKFLLTVGHLCKHIFPYMWLYRLFAWIIMPRKSHSESRYAFIRQAKKMCQNEFIRWFTLTKSVNPYLRNLQKVVNGIPTLFIMGEEDYLFLTPVKELVAQQQGLDLTSIENCGHVCNIDQPEIFNKISIEYIQNTISSKKTLHA, from the coding sequence GTGTTACATTACAGAACCTATCAAGCTCATACACTTGCACCTTGGGTAACTTTTGTTCACGGTGCTGGTGGGAGTTCCTCTATATGGTATAAACAAATTAAAGAGTATAAAAAACATTTTAACGTCCTTTGCATTGATTTACGTGGACATGGTCAGTCTAAAGTTACTTGGAATAAAGGCGACCATTTCGATCATATCGCTCAAGATGTGAAAGAAGTGATTGACCATTTAGGATTAACAAAAACGCATATGATTGGTATTTCACTCGGTACTATTGTGGTCCAAACCTTTGCTAGAATGTACCCTGAACGTGTCCAGTCCTTAATTTTGGCTGGAGCCATTATACAATTAAATGTTCGGACTAAATTTCTTCTAACTGTTGGTCATCTTTGTAAACATATCTTTCCTTATATGTGGCTTTATCGATTATTCGCTTGGATAATTATGCCGAGAAAGTCTCATTCAGAATCAAGGTATGCTTTTATCCGACAAGCGAAAAAAATGTGCCAAAATGAATTTATTCGTTGGTTCACCTTAACAAAATCCGTCAACCCTTATTTGCGAAACCTGCAAAAAGTCGTAAACGGGATTCCAACTTTGTTTATTATGGGAGAAGAAGACTATCTATTCCTTACGCCCGTCAAGGAATTGGTCGCTCAACAACAAGGCTTGGATCTTACTAGCATCGAAAATTGTGGTCACGTTTGTAATATTGATCAGCCTGAGATTTTCAACAAGATTTCAATTGAATACATTCAAAATACAATTTCATCAAAAAAAACACTTCATGCTTAA
- a CDS encoding glycosyltransferase: MKVIVSSVTTDCNNIIIAPIRYRFRPIIRNSLQKPSLINGYKRAQRNNKKNRKQPYQKKEVKCMLSGILFIVIHKLLFWRIPTFDLSAKEGTQNQTKKISIIIPARNEEDNLKSLLTSLKKQAFRPKEIIVVNDDSTDRTKEVALALGATVIDAPPLPPNWMGKSWACWIGAQKTKGEWLLFLDADTTFEKNGLCKIASLFSSKKSVVFSIHPFHMMKSSIERLSSFFHLVIFAATGHTHPFSNTQAFGGFGQCLLCEKDSYFQLGGHKSISGEIVENLALLNAFKQQGKIIEAYSGKDVLNMRMYSASLPSVFFGWAKSFATGAKNIQPILLIIILIWIGSLYTFVSNLLSDPITESVWLLYAWITLVLFRTLRKIGHFSLLSTFLFPVNLGFFLVTFFYSLVTTYLLKRSMWKGRNVVISDKGEKMK; encoded by the coding sequence ATGAAGGTTATCGTAAGTAGTGTTACTACTGATTGTAATAATATTATTATTGCTCCTATTCGATATAGATTTCGTCCAATAATTAGAAATAGTCTACAGAAACCATCCTTAATCAATGGTTATAAACGAGCACAAAGAAACAATAAAAAGAATCGAAAACAGCCCTATCAAAAGAAAGAAGTGAAATGCATGCTTAGTGGAATACTTTTTATAGTGATTCATAAACTATTATTTTGGCGAATTCCTACCTTTGACTTATCCGCAAAAGAAGGGACTCAAAACCAAACAAAAAAGATATCTATAATCATTCCTGCTAGAAATGAAGAAGACAATCTCAAATCGCTACTTACTTCTCTTAAGAAGCAAGCTTTTCGACCAAAAGAGATCATCGTTGTTAATGATGATTCAACGGATCGAACGAAAGAAGTCGCCTTAGCACTTGGAGCGACAGTCATTGATGCCCCTCCATTGCCTCCGAATTGGATGGGGAAATCTTGGGCATGTTGGATTGGAGCACAAAAAACTAAAGGAGAATGGTTGCTGTTTTTAGATGCTGATACGACGTTTGAAAAGAACGGCTTATGCAAGATTGCTTCTTTATTCAGTTCCAAGAAAAGTGTCGTATTTTCAATTCACCCCTTTCACATGATGAAATCCTCTATTGAAAGGTTGTCGTCATTCTTTCATTTAGTTATTTTTGCTGCTACCGGACACACCCATCCATTTTCTAATACCCAAGCTTTTGGGGGGTTTGGGCAGTGCTTATTATGTGAAAAAGATTCTTATTTTCAGTTAGGTGGACATAAATCGATATCTGGAGAAATAGTTGAAAATCTAGCCTTGCTAAACGCATTTAAGCAGCAGGGGAAAATCATCGAGGCGTATAGCGGAAAAGATGTACTGAATATGAGAATGTATTCTGCATCCCTCCCAAGTGTATTTTTTGGATGGGCAAAAAGCTTCGCTACAGGAGCCAAAAACATACAACCTATACTTCTTATCATAATACTGATTTGGATTGGAAGTCTCTATACATTTGTATCGAATTTACTTTCAGACCCAATAACCGAATCAGTTTGGCTTCTCTATGCATGGATCACGCTTGTTTTATTTAGGACATTAAGAAAAATCGGTCATTTCTCCCTTCTATCTACTTTTTTATTTCCAGTCAACCTAGGATTCTTCCTGGTTACATTTTTCTATTCACTAGTTACTACTTATTTATTAAAGCGATCAATGTGGAAAGGAAGAAATGTTGTGATTTCGGATAAAGGAGAAAAAATGAAATGA
- a CDS encoding DUF3939 domain-containing protein, which translates to MFRKLFNKESSQSVPKHSIDQAISEWGKNKHDTIDYSVLLKNDQSIDYTFLKPYLKTLPSNNIYMSRHTFKLYEESEKHRMYLLDTAQDALFLYLNKMDTTKIPTLKGSKKLNQHSLILAKVIEEPFPVDLYIQDAVFITDEEQVI; encoded by the coding sequence ATGTTTAGGAAATTGTTTAATAAAGAAAGTAGTCAATCTGTGCCAAAGCATTCGATCGATCAAGCTATATCTGAATGGGGAAAAAATAAGCATGATACAATCGACTACAGTGTCCTCTTAAAAAACGACCAATCTATTGATTATACGTTCTTAAAACCCTACCTTAAAACGCTCCCTTCGAATAATATCTATATGAGTCGTCATACGTTTAAATTATATGAAGAAAGTGAAAAGCATCGAATGTATTTATTAGATACAGCTCAAGATGCATTGTTCTTATATTTAAACAAAATGGATACAACGAAAATTCCCACGTTGAAAGGATCCAAGAAACTAAACCAACATTCGTTAATTTTAGCAAAAGTGATTGAGGAACCTTTTCCAGTTGATCTTTATATTCAAGATGCAGTCTTTATAACGGATGAAGAACAAGTTATATAA
- the msrA gene encoding peptide-methionine (S)-S-oxide reductase MsrA: protein MQLATFGGGCFWCMVQPFDSLPGILKIESGYMGGQLSNPTYDEVKTGKTGHYEVVQITFDLTHFSYQQLLDLYWPQIDPTDDEGQFHDRGNQYRTAIFFHNKKQRTAAEYSKKLLEESNRFQKSIVTEILPAATFYPAEEIHQHYYKKEPTAYKQDRQKSGRDEFIDEHWPKQDVV, encoded by the coding sequence ATTCAATTAGCAACTTTTGGCGGAGGCTGTTTTTGGTGTATGGTTCAGCCCTTCGATTCGTTACCAGGCATCTTAAAAATAGAATCTGGCTATATGGGTGGGCAACTCTCAAATCCAACTTATGACGAAGTGAAAACAGGAAAAACGGGGCATTATGAAGTTGTACAAATCACTTTTGATCTTACTCACTTTTCTTATCAACAATTATTAGATTTGTATTGGCCACAAATTGATCCAACAGATGATGAGGGACAATTTCACGATCGAGGGAATCAATATCGAACGGCCATCTTCTTTCATAATAAAAAGCAAAGAACAGCTGCTGAGTACTCCAAGAAGTTACTTGAAGAGTCCAATCGGTTTCAAAAGTCTATTGTTACTGAAATTTTACCTGCAGCTACTTTTTATCCAGCAGAAGAAATTCACCAACACTATTATAAAAAAGAACCAACCGCTTATAAGCAAGATCGTCAAAAATCAGGTCGAGATGAATTTATAGATGAACATTGGCCCAAACAGGATGTGGTGTAA